In the bacterium genome, one interval contains:
- a CDS encoding AAA family ATPase: protein MHAPHPNQDQTTRSFCIEQAIRVVATLENSLKKIIRGRDDTIKLLLTALIADGHALLEDYPGSGKTTLAKTLGNSIDCKANFSSHETPFAQFRRVQFTPDLLPSDVLGVNVFEPKSATFRFQPGPVFAHIVLADEINRTGPKVQAAFLECMAERQVSIDGTTYPLDELFFVIGTQNPLDFAGTYPLPQVQLDRFLLKIPMRYVDANTELEILQDAEQITDDARHVTAVVRREEILEARKASEAVALIDPILQTIVEIVQDSRKSPLVQFGASTRAALMFKRALRAWAIVQGRDYVSEDDVKTLTPFILRHRIRFHAGVGDQERAFWDLVSPALEKLISKRV, encoded by the coding sequence ATGCATGCACCACATCCCAATCAAGATCAAACAACACGAAGTTTTTGCATCGAACAAGCAATTCGCGTTGTAGCAACACTAGAAAATTCACTGAAAAAGATCATTCGCGGCCGCGATGATACAATTAAATTATTACTCACTGCCTTAATCGCAGATGGCCACGCACTCTTAGAGGATTATCCTGGTAGCGGGAAAACAACTCTCGCCAAAACGCTCGGAAATTCGATTGACTGCAAAGCTAACTTTTCCAGCCACGAAACTCCTTTTGCTCAATTTCGCCGTGTGCAATTCACCCCAGATCTTCTCCCTTCAGATGTTCTTGGCGTAAACGTCTTTGAACCTAAGTCGGCAACATTTCGTTTTCAACCAGGACCAGTTTTTGCACATATCGTCCTGGCCGATGAAATCAACCGCACGGGACCTAAAGTCCAAGCTGCATTTCTGGAGTGTATGGCTGAACGCCAAGTCTCAATCGATGGCACAACTTACCCACTGGATGAGCTATTTTTTGTAATCGGCACGCAGAACCCGCTTGATTTTGCTGGCACCTACCCACTCCCGCAAGTTCAACTCGACCGCTTTTTACTCAAAATCCCGATGCGCTACGTGGATGCCAATACGGAGCTTGAAATTCTACAAGATGCTGAGCAAATCACGGATGATGCTAGACATGTTACTGCAGTAGTCAGGCGCGAAGAAATTCTTGAAGCGCGTAAAGCAAGTGAAGCTGTAGCCCTGATTGATCCAATCCTGCAAACAATTGTCGAAATTGTTCAGGACAGTCGTAAAAGCCCCTTGGTCCAATTTGGTGCTTCAACTCGTGCGGCTTTAATGTTTAAGCGCGCGCTGCGTGCTTGGGCAATTGTTCAAGGTCGCGACTACGTCTCCGAGGATGATGTGAAAACGCTTACGCCATTTATTCTGAGGCACCGTATACGCTTTCATGCCGGGGTTGGCGATCAGGAACGTGCGTTTTGGGACTTAGTTTCCCCTGCTTTAGAAAAACTGATCAGCAAACGAGTGTAA
- a CDS encoding thiol oxidoreductase yields the protein MKSVWSIIIIVFTVVLPRQIVSAQDLTNLGGELSTDLTGHNAIQVVAPNVTDEIRRTKQLTGFSVFHRIVTREQGLGSRFVNASCGGCHLQNGKGSLSFNGRNNALDLGSSMVIKVSLKGRERDGGAKKVPGIGTQIQDQRVDGRAKYDIKLKWEYISGKYPDGTRFKLRKPKLSFKIPGIRSSRLRHSLRMSPLLIGLGLLEFIPEETILALSDPTDSNGDGISGKPNYIPDVRTGNFSLGRFGFKASAPTVEQQTVAALLLDMGIKSSLLNGAASAEISDDELDRLTVYQQIPGVPKARNQDDPTVQLGKSLFQSIGCADCHKMTLQTSPDAPVELANQTIHPFTDLLLHDMGPSLSDNRPDYSANGSEWRTTPLWGLGFSEMLANESGISARFMHDGRARSIEEAILWHGGESSRSRTNFKNLPANQRAAVIQFLKSL from the coding sequence TTGAAGTCGGTTTGGAGTATTATCATTATTGTCTTTACTGTGGTGTTACCACGGCAAATTGTTAGTGCTCAAGATTTAACAAATCTTGGAGGAGAACTTTCAACCGATCTAACTGGTCATAATGCGATTCAAGTCGTTGCCCCAAATGTCACAGACGAAATACGTCGGACAAAGCAGCTCACAGGGTTTTCAGTCTTTCATCGGATCGTTACCAGAGAGCAGGGTTTGGGGTCGCGTTTTGTAAACGCTTCTTGTGGCGGATGTCATTTGCAAAACGGAAAGGGGTCACTGAGTTTTAATGGGCGCAATAATGCACTCGATCTTGGCAGTTCGATGGTGATCAAGGTTAGCCTTAAGGGCCGAGAGCGTGATGGTGGTGCGAAGAAAGTTCCTGGAATTGGCACGCAAATACAAGATCAACGTGTTGATGGCCGAGCAAAGTATGATATTAAACTTAAGTGGGAGTATATTTCGGGAAAATACCCTGACGGCACGCGTTTTAAACTTCGCAAACCAAAACTAAGTTTTAAAATACCTGGAATTCGTAGTAGCAGATTGCGTCATTCGCTGAGGATGAGCCCACTTTTGATTGGGCTTGGCTTGCTTGAGTTTATTCCGGAAGAAACAATTCTTGCTCTAAGTGACCCGACAGACAGTAATGGAGATGGCATTTCGGGAAAACCAAATTACATTCCTGATGTGAGAACTGGAAATTTTTCTCTCGGTCGATTTGGATTTAAAGCTTCTGCGCCCACAGTCGAACAACAGACGGTAGCTGCCTTGTTGCTGGATATGGGGATTAAGAGTTCGTTACTAAATGGCGCGGCAAGTGCTGAAATTTCTGACGATGAACTAGATAGGCTTACTGTCTATCAGCAAATTCCTGGCGTGCCCAAAGCACGTAACCAAGATGATCCAACGGTTCAGTTAGGCAAAAGTCTCTTCCAGTCAATTGGCTGCGCAGATTGTCACAAGATGACTTTGCAGACTAGCCCAGATGCTCCAGTTGAGCTTGCCAACCAAACGATTCATCCTTTTACTGATTTGCTCTTGCACGATATGGGGCCGAGTTTGTCTGATAATCGCCCCGACTACAGTGCGAATGGGTCGGAGTGGCGCACGACTCCACTTTGGGGATTAGGATTTAGCGAAATGCTTGCTAATGAATCAGGAATTTCGGCACGCTTTATGCACGACGGGCGCGCCCGTTCAATTGAAGAAGCAATCCTCTGGCACGGTGGAGAATCGAGCCGCTCGCGGACGAATTTTAAGAATTTACCTGCCAACCAGCGGGCAGCCGTGATTCAGTTCTTGAAATCGTTATAG
- a CDS encoding class I mannose-6-phosphate isomerase: MSNSNIFKIKPHVMHYNWGKVASGLAFELSPTQDRSRPTAELWYGAHPKGPATIVNQDSEAALTCELPYLFKILSVAQALSVQTHPTKKLARILHYSNPVEYPDDREKVELAVALTPVRLLAGFISRAELDRRLQETPELDKLLSARSNGANVADLFSELLKTGSEQINRYAQFFLKEWDLTPGEAIVIEPGLVHAYLSGDLVELITNSDNVIRLGLTEKFIDVPAYEKLRSELQSEVRPAILKGQAISSNDDSISALKYDSIRAGLSLRIYKGTGLLTLNASSRDLLVILEGSANLENLELKPGDGCLMNPVLGNPQSSVAKIHLHNATVFHSTADR; encoded by the coding sequence TTGTCCAACTCAAATATTTTTAAAATTAAACCGCATGTGATGCACTATAACTGGGGAAAAGTTGCCTCAGGCCTAGCCTTTGAACTTTCCCCAACACAAGACCGGAGCAGGCCAACGGCTGAACTATGGTACGGCGCGCACCCTAAAGGGCCAGCTACAATTGTTAATCAAGACTCAGAGGCCGCTTTAACCTGCGAATTGCCTTATCTCTTTAAAATTTTATCTGTGGCTCAAGCACTTTCGGTTCAGACTCACCCGACGAAAAAACTTGCCCGCATTTTGCATTACAGTAATCCAGTTGAATATCCAGATGACCGTGAAAAGGTTGAACTCGCAGTAGCGCTGACTCCTGTAAGACTTTTAGCGGGTTTTATTTCTAGAGCAGAACTTGACAGGCGCCTCCAAGAAACTCCCGAGCTCGACAAACTTCTTTCTGCGAGAAGTAATGGAGCTAACGTTGCAGATTTATTTTCAGAACTCTTAAAAACTGGTTCGGAGCAAATTAATCGCTATGCTCAATTTTTTCTAAAAGAATGGGATTTAACACCCGGAGAGGCAATCGTGATTGAACCGGGCCTGGTGCACGCCTATCTTTCTGGAGATTTAGTGGAGCTGATTACAAACTCTGACAACGTGATCAGACTAGGACTAACTGAGAAATTCATTGATGTGCCTGCGTATGAGAAGTTACGTAGTGAGCTGCAATCGGAAGTTCGACCTGCTATTTTAAAGGGGCAAGCAATAAGTAGTAACGATGACTCGATAAGCGCATTAAAGTATGATTCAATACGAGCGGGCTTAAGCCTTCGAATATATAAAGGCACAGGACTATTAACTCTCAATGCATCGAGTAGGGATTTATTGGTCATTCTCGAGGGCTCTGCTAATCTTGAAAATCTTGAATTAAAGCCAGGTGATGGCTGCCTTATGAACCCCGTATTGGGAAATCCGCAGTCGAGTGTTGCTAAAATTCATCTACACAATGCAACGGTATTTCATTCTACAGCGGATAGATGA
- a CDS encoding TrpR-related protein YerC/YecD, translating to MTKAKFNVAKKQFIQAFCRLKTPKETNEFLSDLLSRVELEEFTRRFLAARRLNEGRTYLEVSRETGLSSTTVARVSKCVQRKNSGYKLVLSRF from the coding sequence ATGACTAAAGCTAAATTCAATGTAGCTAAGAAGCAATTCATCCAAGCATTTTGCCGTTTAAAGACCCCTAAAGAAACCAACGAATTTCTGAGCGATCTGCTTAGTCGCGTGGAGTTAGAGGAATTTACGCGACGGTTCTTAGCCGCCAGACGGCTGAATGAAGGCCGCACCTACCTCGAAGTTTCCCGGGAAACAGGACTTAGCTCGACCACTGTTGCCAGGGTATCAAAATGTGTGCAAAGGAAGAACAGTGGTTATAAGTTAGTACTTTCACGATTTTAA
- a CDS encoding chorismate synthase — MNSFGRNFRVSVLGESHGELVGILIDGCPPGIPLSVDDFMPDLERRQAKGVKGTTPRKEQDIPLIRSGFFQGKTTGAPLLIEFKNENVKSQDYDKIKNTPRPGHADFVAYKKFGGFNDFRGSGHFSGRLTAGIVAAGVVAKKLLKPIKIEARVIEVFGKKDIDQAIDQALNEGDSVGGIVECRVSGLSVGLGEPFFDSVESLLAHAIFAIPATKGIEFGAGFACAKMKGSAFGDEITDASGHTSTNHSGGINGGITNGNELIFRVAVKPTSSIKKEKNTIDMQSGDKTTISVQGRHDACIALRVPVVVEAMTAIVLADLASQLN; from the coding sequence ATGAATTCATTTGGAAGAAATTTTCGAGTAAGTGTCTTGGGGGAATCTCACGGAGAGCTTGTGGGGATTTTAATTGATGGTTGCCCTCCTGGGATTCCTTTGAGTGTAGATGACTTTATGCCTGACTTGGAGCGTCGCCAAGCTAAGGGAGTTAAGGGGACTACGCCGCGTAAGGAGCAAGATATCCCGCTAATTCGTTCCGGATTTTTTCAAGGTAAAACTACGGGTGCACCGTTACTGATAGAATTTAAAAATGAAAACGTAAAATCTCAGGATTACGACAAAATTAAAAACACTCCGCGACCTGGACATGCTGACTTTGTTGCTTATAAAAAGTTTGGCGGTTTTAATGACTTTCGTGGCAGCGGGCATTTCTCGGGCAGACTTACGGCAGGAATTGTTGCCGCCGGAGTTGTTGCGAAGAAATTATTAAAACCAATTAAGATTGAAGCTAGGGTAATCGAAGTTTTTGGCAAAAAGGATATCGACCAAGCTATTGATCAAGCCTTAAACGAAGGCGACTCAGTCGGCGGGATTGTTGAGTGTCGCGTGAGTGGCCTTTCTGTTGGATTGGGTGAGCCCTTTTTTGATTCTGTCGAATCGCTCCTAGCGCATGCAATTTTTGCAATTCCTGCAACTAAGGGCATTGAATTTGGCGCTGGCTTTGCTTGCGCCAAGATGAAAGGCAGTGCTTTTGGTGATGAAATTACTGATGCCTCGGGTCATACAAGCACCAATCATTCTGGCGGTATCAACGGTGGCATCACTAACGGCAATGAGCTTATCTTTCGTGTGGCAGTAAAGCCCACTTCTAGTATTAAAAAAGAAAAGAACACAATCGACATGCAATCTGGCGACAAGACAACAATCTCAGTTCAAGGCCGCCACGACGCATGCATTGCACTGCGCGTGCCCGTTGTGGTTGAAGCGATGACAGCAATCGTCTTAGCCGACTTAGCTTCACAATTAAATTAA
- the aroA gene encoding 3-phosphoshikimate 1-carboxyvinyltransferase: MRIGINPSTICGELSAPASKSIMQRAILVAALAHGKSVLVNPCYSADALAAIDIAVGLGAHLDCFEDRVEIVPTNKLYRQEFNCGESGLSLRLLTAIAGLFDQQIFITGSGSLRKRPIDLIEKPLTELGVKVKTNQGLLPVTITGPIVNNRVTVDCSVTSQFLSGLLTALPLAKVDSEIQVINLKSKPYVDITLELLRSFGAEIEANAACTHFKIKGNQRYQARTYTLEGDWSGAAFLLVAGAVAGEIKLKNLNLQSEQGDKIILEVLKMAKAGVKISETAIEVSSGDLSAFEFDATDCPDLFPPLVALALNCQGTSRIKGVHRLAHKESDRAQVLVQEFAKLGATLTIEHDYLCIPASRLSGAVVLAHADHRIAMALAVAGLKASGSVEIDQAESVAKSYPTFFDDLRSLMH; this comes from the coding sequence ATGCGCATTGGCATAAATCCAAGCACGATTTGCGGCGAATTAAGTGCGCCAGCTTCAAAGAGCATAATGCAGCGCGCAATTCTTGTTGCCGCATTAGCACACGGCAAAAGTGTGCTTGTAAATCCGTGCTACTCTGCAGATGCACTTGCTGCAATTGATATCGCCGTTGGACTTGGGGCGCATTTAGACTGTTTTGAGGACCGCGTAGAGATCGTGCCGACAAATAAACTCTATCGCCAGGAGTTTAATTGTGGTGAGTCGGGCTTATCTTTGCGGCTACTTACGGCGATTGCGGGCCTGTTTGATCAGCAAATTTTTATCACAGGTTCTGGATCCCTTAGAAAGCGTCCAATTGATTTAATTGAAAAACCCTTAACGGAGTTAGGTGTTAAGGTTAAAACCAATCAGGGGCTTTTGCCGGTGACAATTACTGGGCCAATTGTGAACAATCGAGTCACTGTAGATTGCTCTGTGACTTCGCAATTCTTATCTGGGCTTCTCACGGCGCTTCCCTTGGCTAAAGTCGATTCTGAGATTCAAGTTATTAATCTCAAAAGCAAGCCTTACGTCGATATTACCTTAGAGCTACTCAGATCTTTTGGCGCAGAGATTGAGGCTAACGCGGCTTGCACGCATTTTAAGATCAAAGGCAATCAGCGCTACCAAGCAAGGACATATACGCTTGAAGGTGATTGGTCGGGGGCGGCATTTCTTTTAGTAGCTGGTGCAGTAGCAGGTGAAATCAAGCTCAAAAATTTAAATCTTCAAAGTGAGCAGGGAGATAAAATCATTCTTGAGGTGTTGAAAATGGCCAAAGCCGGCGTGAAAATTTCAGAAACTGCAATTGAAGTTAGCAGCGGTGACTTAAGCGCTTTCGAATTTGATGCCACCGACTGCCCCGATTTATTCCCGCCACTTGTGGCACTTGCTCTTAATTGCCAAGGCACCTCGAGAATTAAAGGTGTGCATCGCTTAGCGCATAAAGAAAGTGACCGCGCTCAAGTGTTGGTTCAGGAATTCGCAAAGCTTGGTGCAACGCTTACAATTGAGCATGACTACCTTTGTATCCCAGCTAGTCGTCTTTCTGGGGCAGTAGTTTTGGCTCATGCTGACCATCGTATTGCCATGGCCTTAGCAGTAGCTGGGCTTAAAGCTTCAGGTTCGGTGGAAATTGATCAAGCTGAAAGCGTAGCCAAATCCTATCCAACGTTTTTTGATGATTTAAGGTCTTTAATGCATTAG
- the aroB gene encoding 3-dehydroquinate synthase produces MHEIKLDFSTNKLQQRTSRVIFSDMLDALNQLKLEIKPIFFIDQSIASMCSNLKAHGQIVPIPGGESIKTLTNISMLYQKLIAHDYGRDALVVGVGGGAVLDAVGFVAATFQRGVRLGFIPTTLLAQVDASVGGKNGVNLGVAKNQIGTIWQPEFVICDQKFLNSLSNIEYVSGCAEMIKAGLIADQDYFNQLESSAAKVLARDYETLALMISRAVAIKAKVVQADETEESSRMLLNFGHTLGHAIEKVDCIPHGHAISIGMMAAAKLAKSKGCLSESDLERVKNILDIYRLPSDLKVLKKEYAELMLADKKRRGDKINLILLDEIGKARVEKFPIAIAEELIQCALA; encoded by the coding sequence ATGCACGAAATTAAATTAGATTTTTCAACGAATAAACTGCAGCAGCGGACATCCAGAGTTATCTTCTCTGACATGCTTGACGCATTGAATCAGCTTAAGCTTGAAATTAAGCCGATCTTTTTTATCGATCAGTCGATTGCCTCCATGTGCTCTAATTTAAAAGCACATGGTCAGATTGTGCCTATTCCCGGGGGGGAATCAATTAAGACACTGACCAATATTTCAATGCTTTATCAGAAGCTGATCGCGCATGACTATGGCCGCGATGCCTTAGTTGTTGGTGTGGGTGGTGGGGCAGTGCTTGATGCAGTTGGGTTTGTCGCTGCTACATTCCAACGTGGGGTGCGCCTGGGTTTTATTCCTACCACACTACTTGCTCAAGTTGATGCCAGTGTTGGTGGTAAAAATGGGGTTAACTTAGGTGTCGCTAAAAACCAAATTGGAACAATTTGGCAGCCGGAGTTTGTGATTTGCGATCAAAAGTTTTTGAATTCACTAAGCAATATTGAATATGTTAGTGGCTGTGCTGAGATGATCAAGGCCGGCCTAATTGCTGACCAGGATTACTTTAACCAATTGGAGAGCTCAGCTGCTAAAGTTCTCGCTCGCGACTATGAAACGCTGGCTTTGATGATCTCACGTGCTGTTGCGATCAAGGCTAAAGTTGTCCAAGCTGATGAAACGGAAGAGTCCTCACGAATGCTCTTAAATTTTGGACATACTCTAGGACATGCAATCGAGAAAGTTGATTGTATTCCCCACGGGCATGCAATTAGTATCGGGATGATGGCAGCTGCTAAGCTAGCAAAATCCAAAGGTTGTCTTTCCGAGTCTGACTTGGAGCGCGTCAAGAACATCTTAGATATCTATCGACTGCCTAGTGATCTTAAAGTCTTGAAGAAAGAATATGCAGAATTAATGCTTGCGGATAAAAAGCGCCGCGGCGATAAGATTAATTTAATTTTACTGGACGAGATTGGTAAGGCTCGGGTCGAGAAATTTCCAATTGCTATTGCAGAAGAGTTAATCCAATGCGCATTGGCATAA
- the trpB gene encoding tryptophan synthase subunit beta gives MINYQADDRGFFGKFGGAYVPEILRAAVDQVLQGYQNITNQENFKAELQILFRDYIGRPSPLYFASRLSKHLGARVFLKREELNHTGSHKINNAIGQTLLAKYMGKKRIIAETGAGQHGVATATAAALLNFPCEVYMGELDVARQAPNVERMLMLGAKVHPVASGSRTLKDATNQAIRAWINDPDETYYVIGSVVGPHPYPALVAKFQSVISEEIKQQLKEKTGTELPDVVIACVGGGSNAIGAFYHFLDQRSVELIGVEAAGRGLSTGESAATLALGSEGVLHGSRTIVMHNQDGQILETHSISAGLDYPGIGPQHAHLHDTARATYVSATDDEALAAAFELSKLEGILPALEPAHALAYLLRTKWERKSDGSEKTIVLNLCGRGDKDLETYRKYQHARN, from the coding sequence ATGATTAATTACCAGGCAGATGATCGGGGATTTTTTGGTAAATTCGGTGGAGCATATGTGCCCGAAATTTTACGCGCGGCTGTCGACCAAGTACTGCAGGGCTATCAAAATATTACTAATCAGGAAAATTTTAAGGCAGAACTACAAATTTTATTTCGAGATTATATTGGGCGCCCCAGTCCGCTATACTTTGCGTCGCGCTTAAGCAAGCATCTCGGTGCTCGGGTATTTTTAAAGCGCGAGGAATTAAATCATACGGGTTCGCATAAAATTAATAACGCGATTGGACAGACCTTACTTGCTAAATACATGGGCAAAAAGCGGATCATTGCTGAAACTGGCGCAGGGCAACATGGCGTGGCTACGGCGACAGCAGCAGCGCTGCTTAATTTCCCCTGTGAAGTTTATATGGGCGAGCTTGATGTCGCGCGCCAAGCACCCAATGTCGAGCGCATGCTGATGCTTGGCGCTAAGGTCCATCCAGTTGCAAGTGGCAGCCGCACACTGAAAGATGCAACCAATCAAGCGATCCGCGCTTGGATTAATGATCCCGATGAAACTTACTATGTGATCGGTTCTGTGGTTGGGCCACATCCCTATCCTGCGCTAGTTGCGAAATTTCAATCGGTCATTAGCGAAGAAATTAAGCAGCAGCTTAAAGAAAAAACTGGCACAGAATTACCAGATGTAGTGATAGCTTGCGTAGGTGGTGGCAGTAATGCAATTGGCGCATTTTATCATTTTCTAGATCAGCGCAGCGTGGAGTTAATCGGGGTAGAGGCGGCTGGTAGGGGACTTTCAACTGGAGAGTCTGCAGCAACACTTGCGCTTGGAAGTGAGGGGGTATTGCACGGAAGTCGCACAATTGTAATGCACAATCAAGATGGACAGATTCTGGAAACTCATTCTATTTCTGCGGGCTTGGATTACCCTGGAATTGGACCGCAACATGCACATTTACATGATACAGCCCGGGCTACTTACGTTTCAGCAACAGACGACGAAGCTTTAGCTGCAGCATTTGAATTATCAAAGCTTGAGGGCATTTTACCAGCACTTGAGCCAGCCCATGCGCTTGCTTATTTACTGCGGACTAAATGGGAAAGAAAAAGTGATGGTAGTGAGAAAACTATTGTATTAAATCTTTGTGGGCGAGGTGATAAGGATCTAGAGACTTATCGAAAATATCAACATGCACGAAATTAA